Proteins encoded together in one Lathyrus oleraceus cultivar Zhongwan6 chromosome 5, CAAS_Psat_ZW6_1.0, whole genome shotgun sequence window:
- the LOC127082235 gene encoding uncharacterized protein LOC127082235, whose product MDTSTKKSTSSFRFKSPDIRSLKILCSKVVTLKDNKFRANFGNIVDLPTEKVDYCDITTMSQYYDVPLRCFTFPDFQISPTLEDLERLLNRPIKEYNPFPKLEEGFCLTELSLILGINTNKLVDNWGVKGSLKGLAQNFLEAHAWEMIKEGIPDFCSATLALLIHGIVLFLNLDKFVDQLAVEVFLTKNPVPFLLADSYHTFHTRHEKRGGTYLFCAPMLHLWMRARMPQSGPFAENKLTWPQRFASLSANSILWYKRE is encoded by the coding sequence ATGGATACTTCAACAAAGAAAAGCACTTCTTCTTTCCGCTTCAAGAGTCCCGATATCAGGTCATTAAAGATCCTCTGTTCAAAGGTCGTAACTCTCAAAGACAACAAGTTTAGAGCCAATTTTGGGAACATCGTAGATCTTCCAACCGAGAAGGTTGACTATTGTGATATCACTACAATGTCCCAATACTATGACGTTcctttaagatgcttcactttccccgacttccaaatctctccaaccTTGGAAGACCTCGAGAGACTCCTCAATCGACCAATCAAGGAATACAACCCTTTCCCGAAATTGGAAGAAGGATTCTGTTTGACCGAGCTCTCACTCATCTTGGGTATCAACACCAACAAGTTAGTGGATAATTGGGGCGTTAAAGGATCCCTCAAGGGTTTAGCTCAAAATTTCCTAGAAGCCCATGCTTGGGAAATGATTAAAGAAGGAATACCCGACTTTTGTAGTGCAACCTTGGCACTTTTGATTCATGGAATTGTCCTCTTCCTAAATCTGGACAAGTTTGTGGATCAGTTAGCAGTTGAAGTCTTTTTAACAAAGAATCCGGTGCCTTTTTTACTTGCCGATTCCTACCATACCTTCCATACAAGGCATGAGAAGAGGGGAGGTACTTACCTTTTTTGCGCTCCTATGCTACATCTTTGGATGAGGGCCCGCATGCCTCAAAGTGGACCTTTCGCCGAAAACAAACTGACATGGCCGCAAAGGTTCGCATCTCTCTCTGCCAACTCAATTCTATGGTACAAGAGGGAATGA